The DNA sequence CAAAAACAATAGAGTCTTTCCCTTTTTCCGCTCCTTTTATGGCGAATCCGTATGACTTTATCTCTTTTATTGATTTTGGCTCTGACGAATCTGCCACTATATCGTCTTTGGGATTCACTCCTAAATCTTTTAGCCTTCTTGCAATCTGAGGATTAGTTAATCCCTTCTCGTAGATCAATTCGTCCCATATTAATTTTGAATTCCATTTGTAAAGAGCGATAAGTGTTGTTGGATCGTTTGTAAAGCCAAAATCTTTTCCATAACCTAAAAATTCTGCTTCTTTCGGTATTGAATCAATCTGTTTCCAGTTATTAAATATTGTCCCCTCTAATTGACCTACTTCCCCATCGATATAAACCTTGCACCAGTTCGCCCAGTATTTTGATATTTTTGCCTTTTCTTGCTTAATCATCAAGTCCTCTAGAGTTTCTTTCGGTAAGGCTTCATTGTCTTTATAAGTGAGTAGGAGGAATTCGCTATTTGATTCAGTCAGAACTTCGGTATGTACCCAAAATTCATTATCGGGATTGAAATCAATGTAGGTCTCTTTGCTTCTAATCATTAAAGCATCTGCAATAGGGTATGCTATATGATTCCCCTCATTTAGAAATAAAATATCTCTTTTCCCTGATGCTTTAGCTTTTCCAACAGTATCAAACGCCTTGAACTGAATTCTTGATTTATTACTAAATGTATATTCCATCGGGTTTCCTATCCACCCCTTTTCCCTCCATCTCCCTGTGCCTTGCATAATTTCTTTGAAAATATCGACCGATCCATCTTTTACCGCTGGTATGGTCTCAGCTACAATAGTGATCTTTAATCTTGGTGTTTTGATAGCTCTGTCAATAAGTACGGGAATAGCACCATAAGTCTTGCCCGCTGATGTGCCTCCTTGAATGACTTTGATTCGCTTCGTCATTCTCTTGATTTTATTTATAGCCGTAGTTCTTTGAAACATTACTCATCAGGGAATAATGGTTGTTCAACTTTTACATTTTGCTCTCTCTTGTCTGCTAATCCTAAATCTCGTGCTATGATGTTTGCGTTTAATAGTCCCGCACTTGCTCCTTCAAATTTCTGAGTATAAATAACTTCCCGTATGCGTGTAATGATTGGCATAAAATCTTTTGAGTCTTTATTGTTCTCTTCAAAATGTCTTAGATATT is a window from the Flavobacteriales bacterium genome containing:
- a CDS encoding terminase large subunit, with the translated sequence MTKRIKVIQGGTSAGKTYGAIPVLIDRAIKTPRLKITIVAETIPAVKDGSVDIFKEIMQGTGRWREKGWIGNPMEYTFSNKSRIQFKAFDTVGKAKASGKRDILFLNEGNHIAYPIADALMIRSKETYIDFNPDNEFWVHTEVLTESNSEFLLLTYKDNEALPKETLEDLMIKQEKAKISKYWANWCKVYIDGEVGQLEGTIFNNWKQIDSIPKEAEFLGYGKDFGFTNDPTTLIALYKWNSKLIWDELIYEKGLTNPQIARRLKDLGVNPKDDIVADSSEPKSIKEIKSYGFAIKGAEKGKDSIVFGISLLQEYEMLVTARSINVITEFRKYAWDKDREGNTLNKPIDNYNHCIDAMRYIAVDKLAKGKKKKKTKYYA